The DNA window ATCTCGTCCTTCCATGATTTTGGTTTCGCGACCATCTGAACATCTGCTCTGCTCGCGATGCATGGTCGCCCTCGAACCAGGGCGGTAATCTTGCGATCACCAATCCCTTCCATGGCAACCCCAATCTTGCGATCCAATCCCTTCCATGGCAACCCCAAATTTGGATAAGGCGTCCGCCTTGTCGTTTTCTGCTCGAGGGACCTGCAAAACCGAAcatttgtcaaattttctcaTCCACTGCTGGGCAATTTCTTTGTAAGATGTTATCGTTTTCTCCCTTGTCTCATACGTCCCTTCAATCTGCAGCGCGATTAGCTGGGAGTTTGTGAACACCTCCAAATCTTTGGCGCCTGCCTGGGAAGCAAGCTCTAGCCCGAGAACGAGCGCTTCGTATTCGGCTTCATAATTGGTCACAGGGAAGGACAGACGAGCCGCTACCTCTATCTCGATTCCCTCTGGTCCCCGGATCCATACTCCTGCTCCTCCACTATTGGCATTTGAGGCTCCGTCCACATGTAGCATCCACTTAGAGGTTTGCCCCTCAACGACCATGGGTAACTTGGGATCGCTTGCGAGTTCTATCACAAAATCCGCTAGTATCTGCGCTTTTTGGGCCGTTCTAGGTCGATACTCGATGTCGTATTGCCCCAGCTCTTCCGTCCACTTGATCAACAGACCTGACGCCTCAGGTCGCGACATTATGTGCTTCAAAGGGTAGTTCGTTAGCATGATCACCTTATGCGACTGAAAGTATGGTCGTAGCTTTCGAGCGGTAACTACCTGCGCGAGGGCTAACCTCTCCATCTCCGTGTATCTTAATTCGGCACCTTGGAGCATCTTACTCACATAACAAATGGGATTCTGTTGACCTCCATCTTCTCTTACCAGTACCGAGCTGACTGCATTTTCCGACACGCCCAGGTAAAGGAACAGTTCCTCTCCCTCTTTCGGGTTTGCTAGTAGGGGAGGTGTTGTCAGGTATTCCTTCAGCTCTTGCAAGGCCTTCTCGCACTCCTCActccattcaaaatttttaggtTTCCTCAGAACCTTAAAAAAGGGGAGACTTCTGTCTGCTGATCGCGAACTAAACCTGCCCAGGGAGGTGATCTTTCCTGTCAACTTCTGAACCTCTTTGATCGTAGTTGGTGATCATAGATTCATGATggcttgaattttttctgGATAAGCTTCGATCCCACGCTCGCTGACCATGTATCCTAAAAACTTTCCTCCTCCTACTCCGAATGTGCACTTGTCTGGATTGAGCTTCATTCCGTACGATCTCATGATAGCGAATGCTTGGGCTAGATCTGCGAGGTGATCCTGCGACCTCTTGCTCTTTACGAGCATGTCATCCACGTACACTTCCATCGTTTTTCCGAGCAGGTCGCCGAACATCCTTTTAACCAGGCGCTGGTATGTTGTTCCTGCATTGTTTAAACCAAAAGGCATCATATTATAACAGTAAATTCCCTTCTCCGTGATGAAAGAAGTCTTATCTCTATCTTCCTCTGCCATGTGGATCTGGTGATACCCTTGGTAGGCATCCATCATCGAGAACATCTCGTACCCTGCTGTAGAATCCACCATGACATCGATCCGGGGCAGCGGGTAGGGATCTTTTGGGCACGCCTTGTTCAGATCTGTAAAGTCCACGCACATTCGCCATTTCCCGGAGGATTTGGGGACAAGCACTACATTAGACAACCAATCAGTGTACTGAATTTCCGATACATACCCGGCTTTGAGTAGCTTGTCCACTTCCTTACGGATGATCTCATTCTTGTCGTACCCGAATGAcctcttcttctgcttcatAGGTCGCATGGTTGGATCTACGTTTAGCCTGTGCAGTATCACCTCAGGGTCGATTCCCGTGAAATCAGACGGTCCCCATGCGAACACGTCCATGTTCTCCCTTAGGAAATTGATCATTGCCATCTCCCTCTCTTTCATGCTCGCGCCTATCTTGGTAGTTTTGTCTGGCTTACCCGGTGTGAGCTGCACAACCTTGTATTCTTCGCTGGGCTTCAAATGTTCGGCCTCGTAGGGTCGAGGTTCAGCGTCTTCCTTGACCTTTCTCTTCTTCGCTCCGGGTTCTCCTTTCAGTGATAGATTGTAGCATTTTCGAGCTTCTTTCTGATCGCATACTACCTCTCCGACTCCGTTATCCGTCGGGAATTTTACCTTCATGTGGTAGATGGAGATGACGGCCCTGAATGAATTCAATCCCGGCTTGCCCAATATCACATTGTATGCAAATGGTGTGTCTACCACCAAAAATTTCACCATTGTGGTCTTCCACCTCGGTTCGTCTCCCATGGACACTGGCAACTCGACCATCCCTAAGGATGCCACTTCGCTCCCACCAAATCCGACCAGCGGAGTTCTGTCCGGCTCTAACCGAATATTTTCCAACCCCATTTTATCAATCACTCTTTTGAAGATGATATCTGCAGAGCTCCCACTGTCTACCAAGACTTTGTGAACTGTGAAATTTTCTATATCCAGTCTGATGACAATCGGGTTATTCATCTCCCCGGCCTCGTCTGGCTTGTTCGAACTGTTGAAAGAGATGGCCTCCTCTTCCTCTACCTTCAGCACGAACTCTCTCCCCCTGCTCGAATTCATAGTCCGTGCGCACCTCTTTCTGTCCCTGTTCGAATTACCCGGAACCTGCAGTACTTGTTAGAGAATTTTTTGGAGGGGGTATACCTGGTGTGCCTCGGCCACTTGAGAACATCAGCATTCTCGACCATCATCAACGCCTTTTCCCGCGACATCGGCAATGGGGTGTAATTGCAGAAGGGTGAATTTTTGTTGTGCGCAACTATTTCACCTCGCTTTTTTAGTTCGTCTATCTGTTTATTGAGGCTTTCTATCTGCTTCCTCACGCTCTCTACCTCCGCACGCGAAATTACGGGTTCCCTTCTCTTCGCGCGACCGTGGCTGCTGGAGCCGGCCTCGGATGATGCCGGTCGCTTGTTACGGTGCTCTTGCTTGCCTTGCACCGTTGACTCCCTTTGCGGTTCGGTATTCTCGAACAGCTGCCTTCTCGCTGTTTCTTTGACCAGAGGAGTCGTGGTCCTTCTCTCGTATTCCTCGATCGCCTTCCGGCTAGCTTCTTCTATCATTTTCTGCAATTCGTCGGGAGTTAGCTGTATTGTCGCGCCTACTCCCTTTCTTGGTGTTCCTTCTTCCCCGGCGTTTCTCCTCGATGAACCTTCTATTGTGATAAGGATTTCTCAGacgttcccacagacggcgccaactgatccgggtcgaattattcGATCTCCTGAGACGATCTCACTGCAGATGGATTAACTCTTCCGaatcagattttgggttccctgagaatgaAACACGTAtcgtgagctcgtcgggcacgtccccgacaatgaccctccgacgctcaagttaggttgatcgagagaaatatATACGATCTCAAAGTTCGAGCTCAATTAATGCACAACcgttacctcatttat is part of the Sesamum indicum cultivar Zhongzhi No. 13 unplaced genomic scaffold, S_indicum_v1.0 scaffold00397, whole genome shotgun sequence genome and encodes:
- the LOC105180202 gene encoding uncharacterized protein LOC105180202; its protein translation is MIEEASRKAIEEYERRTTTPLVKETARRQLFENTEPQRESTVQGKQEHRNKRPASSEAGSSSHGRAKRREPVISRAEVESVRKQIESLNKQIDELKKRGEIVAHNKNSPFCNYTPLPMSREKALMMVENADVLKWPRHTRDRKRCARTMNSSRGREFVLKVEEEEAISFNSSNKPDEAGEMNNPIVIRLDIENFTVHKVLVDSGSSADIIFKRVIDKMGLENIRLEPDRTPLVGFGGSEVASLGMVELPVSMGDEPRWKTTMVKFLVVDTPFAYNVILGKPGLNSFRAVISIYHMKVKFPTDNGVGEVVCDQKEARKCYNLSLKGEPGAKKRKVKEDAEPRPYEAEHLKPSEEYKVVQLTPGKPDKTTKIGASMKEREMAMINFLRENMDVFAWGPSDFTGIDPEVILHRLNVDPTMRPMKQKKRSFGYDKNEIIRKEVDKLLKAGYVSEIQYTDWLSNVVLVPKSSGKWRMCVDFTDLNKACPKDPYPLPRIDVMVDSTAGYEMFSMMDAYQGYHQIHMAEEDRDKTSFITEKGIYCYNMMPFGLNNAGTTYQRLVKRMFGDLLGKTMEVYVDDMLVKSKRSQDHLADLAQAFAIMRSYGMKLNPDKCTFGVGGGKFLGYMVQKLTGKITSLGRFSSRSADRSLPFFKVLRKPKNFEWSEECEKALQELKEYLTTPPLLANPKEGEELFLYLGVSENAVSSVLVREDGGQQNPICYVSKMLQGAELRYTEMERLALAQVVTARKLRPYFQSHKVIMLTNYPLKHIMSRPEASGLLIKWTEELGQYDIEYRPRTAQKAQILADFVIELASDPKLPMVVEGQTSKWMLHVDGASNANSGGAGVWIRGPEGIEIEVAARLSFPVTNYEAEYEALVLGLELASQAGAKDLEVFTNSQLIALQIEGTSLEQKTTRRTPYPNLGLPWKGLDRKIGVAMEGIGDRKITALVRGRPCIASRADVQMVAKPKSWKDEIVKYLEDGALPADPIAAKRVKFRATRFTMLSGQLYKRTVDGPLLKC